In Pseudorasbora parva isolate DD20220531a chromosome 1, ASM2467924v1, whole genome shotgun sequence, the DNA window ttatcaaatgttttatgtggttcagatacattCAATTTTGAGTtcctatttattaaacaaatttccttgtATCAAATTTCATTATAtcaactcaaatatttaatttcaataaactcaaaattaaggcaaccaggtaacttacttttttaagttaaaccaacaattttttttacagtctagcTGCAGCTTGTCTGCATGGGCAGGTGGGGcaatatattcatataaattatacatattataaatatattaatccaaacatagacagacagacatacagacacacacacacacagcctaaattttattaataataaattatacatttgtaGTATTCTGCAACAAATATTTTTCTAATTAAGGCATGTATTCCTGCTACTAAGCGGGGCAGCCAGACTCTGTGCCCTCCCCAGCTCAACAGCACCCCTCAATCGTATGAATTTGTACTATTTGTCTATACTGCAGTGATGTACAGTTGTGTACTGCAGTACACTTTCCTAATTTTTTTTGGCTTGAATTGAGGAACCGATTAAGCTATCAAAATTAAGGAAAATAAGAttacttgtttcttttaagatAATTGGGAACCGATTAAGCTATCAAAATTAAGGAAAATAAGAttacttgtttcttttaagatAATTAGCTCAattatgcagttttatttagagacaccattgttagttcccagcatgctttgcatatggctggaaatggagattaatattgaaattaagtgttgtttaatgttgtttaatatatatatatatatatatatatatatatatatatatatatatatatatatatatatatatatatatatatatatatatatatatatatatatatatatatatatatatatatatatatatatatatatatatatatatatatatatatatatatatatatatatatatatatatatatatatatatatatatatatatatatatatatatatatatatatatatatatatatatatatatatatatatatatatatatatatatatatatatatatatatatatatatatatatatatatatatatatatatatatatatatatatatatatatatatatatatatatatatatatatatatatatgtgtgtatatatatatatatatatatacacacatatatatatatatatatatatatattttttttttaatcatcttaaattaaaaatgcacATTCCACTAATAAGATTTAATTCATCATAAAAACTACTGAAATATTATGTGTAATACTGTtaccatatattttttaagtagaTACTGTGTAataattttacagtgtagatgtgtgtaattaaattgttattaaattcaaaattaatgtaattgttgtattacggaggtaaaatgtgtaattcaatTAGTTACTAATCATATTAAAAGGAAATTGCTTTGCATTGATAAAGTAATACAAACCACATTAATAATGAGTAACTTATAACAGTAagcaattacatttcaaaagtaacctTCCTAACACTGAATTGCCTTATTCTAAACGTTCCTTTcttaaaatactatttaaaatactgaaaaTTGTTAAAAGAATCTGAGCTATTAAATTCCCTATGATCCCATCCCtagaaaatatgaaatatatatttttgttatagTGATTGTTCTGTATACATtgtaaaaagtacaatcaacttggctttgtaagtcatttcaacttaaattacataaaACGGACttgtataattgtattatttattattaattcaatgtaggatatatatatatagagagagagagagagagagagagagagagagagagagagagagagagagagagaggagagagagagagagagagagagagagagagagagagagagagagagagagagagagagagagagacaagctGCTTTTAAATTAACAACTTATTTTGATAAGTTGAAGTAATGCAAAACAATGACATGATTTATTGATCATatcatttttacagtaaaatcaTAGATACTATTTGGTTATGCCCTTAATTTTGCTCTGATGCGTCacctgttttcttttacagCATATTTGCAATGATGCATATTTGTTACACAAATTCTTAAAGGGTGTGACCTTTCAATTGGCCAATgccttactttttttttttcattggtcACTCATGTAAAAAAACTATTTGAGAGTTGTGATAACATGATCACTGAGCACACACAAAGGCATTACTGTGTAGATCATCTGTATAGAAATGAAGGCTACAGTCACCGTGTTCTTTTTTTTGAGTCTCTTTAGACTGAACTTCAGCCTCAAAACACACTTTATTGTGAGCAAAGAAATGACCTGGAGCGATGCACAGGCGTACTGCAGAAAGTACCATGATGACCTGTCCACCATCAATAAAGAAGAGGCGCAACTGCTCTCTAATTTTACAAATGCCACATATCAAATGACCTGGATTGGACTGCATATAAGTGCTAACAGCTCACAAGAATGGATTTGGTCTGGAGGTCAGGAGGAAGCAATTGACAACTGGGATAAAGGACAACCGAATCGTGATACTGCAGAGTGTGGCGGGCTAAAACAATCCACTTCTAAACTGCACGCTCTTCCATGCTCTCAGAAGCTATCATTTTACTGTATGGAGATCGGCCCAATTTTGGTGTATGAGAACAAGACGTGGGATGAAGCCCTGGACTACTGCAGACAAAACCACATTGACCTGGCAAGTCTAAGTTCTAAGACGATTATGGAAGACGCAATATATAAAACCATAAAATCCCAGACAGCTTATGCGTGGACTGGCCTGCGCTTTATGGCGGGTCATTGGTTCTGGGTCAGTGGTGATGATCTTCAATATAAAGCCTGGTCTGCGGAGGGGGAACTCACGTGTCCTGCCGGAAATCTACGCTGTGGAGCTCTAGATAGAGACAAGAAGGTTTGGAAACCCACAGACTGTGAGGAGAGAAATAATTTTCTCTGCGTTTAGAAGTcataaaagcatttaaaattCTGATATGTTAACTTAAGCAGCTCGTTATATATGAACTCTATCTTCTGTTTTATTCTGTCAAAAAAACTGATTTGAAAGTAGATGTATTTATGTTCATATACTGttaacagttattttaacaTACAGTTAAAAATGGTTTATGGTTTAAATAGTGATTTTATTTAGCATAAAAATGCTTTGCATAGATATATTTCAAGATAATGGCATAATCattgtataaatatgaatttattaGTGAAGGTACCTTTTTGAGAATTTTAGTAATGGTTTCATTTGATTCCTACCTCAGCAAATGTACTGTTTTCAATGCATGtgtaatgtaataaattatGATATTCCTGATGTCCTGATTTTATAATCTCTTGGTGTGAGATTATATATGAGATCATCTTTCATATCGAGAATAACTATTTGAAAAGGTGTACTAACTGAAGATCCTTTCTGTATGCTCACCTAACCTCTGTGATTGAGTTCAGATGAAATAAAGCTTCATGTTCAACAGTAATAAAAAGACTACACATCTCAATtgctttctctgttgtgttttcAGAAGTCATTCAACTCTCTTCTCAATATAAAATTGAAAAAGAATGACAAAATCTGAAGTGAGACAGAATAAGCACATTAGTATTGGAAGCTCTCAGAtgcacaacaaaaacaaaaaaatactgttctAAAGTGAACAAACTGTAAACTTAATAAAAATCAAATGAAGAGCAGTATTCTCTTGTTATTAATTCATGTTTCACCAAATAATACAAATGCTGTCATTACTAACGGTGCACTAGTTGATTCTCTAcagattttattatttatttatttttaatgctggCTGAAAGTCTTCTCATATCCTGACAGCCATCACTATGTTAAGCAGTCTAAATGTATATATTCTGTGGAAAGCGTAGGACCATAAAATGTTAACACGTGTTTGCATACCACTGCACAGCCTGTTCATGCAGACATCGTGTCATCAGCGTTTCATGTACGCTGTGCAGACAGAGCGAGAATGGCAGGCAAAACAGCAACAACCTAACTTTCCTTCTACCGCTGACTTTGCCCTATGCAGATGTAACATCCCCCATTTCCTGCTCACTCCGCTCTGTACAGGCCTTGAACCCGGTCTCCAGCGTGGGAGGTGGGTgatctaacaaggaggctaaagacCACAGTCTCTAATGTCAGTCGCTAGAAGCctcttgagatcaggggagtgTGGTTTACTCtcactagctggcctccgttacactcgcccccctaaacctcactcacATCCGGGTCATGACACCGGTGTAAACCCTCAGGTCATACTTGCCCTACTCTGCAGGCCTCAAACCTGGGTCTCCAGAGTGAGAAACTCAGGCTCTAACAAGGGGTCTGTTGTGTAAATCTGACAATGGAAATGTATTCTGTTGCCAACACGAAGAACAGCGGTGATCAGATTCGGAAATCATCCATGTGCATGTTTGCAGCCATGCAGGGGCAGTTCTACACCCTGTGCTAGTTATTTTACTTtagaaagttttaaatatggttcTTAACACATCACTTTGCTTCCAAAAGCCATTATTAATCCCCCAGAGTCACGTGGATATCTTTTATAAGGGATCGATGCAATTTTGTTGGGCTTTAAATCTAATTTACCGCCATTATAGAGCTTATAAGAGCATTATAAGAGCCAGGGCATTTTATAATATATCTGTAAAATTACATTCATCTGAAAGTAGAAAGTCATGTTcaactaggatggcttgagggtaagtaaattatggggtaattttaatttgtggttgaactatcacttttattttatttttttgcttatCCACACAATGAAAGTGAAAGACTTTAATTatatttcattgtatttttcaaaatatgttCTTCAGTCATACAGCTTTAGGataacatgagggtaagtaaaataTATAGCTTATGAGAtgtatcttttttattttacaatgataatattatagattatatttaattataaagtAAATCACAAATCATCCTGTGAATTCTTACACTAACTAACTGTAGATCCGATTCAAAATGGGCAAGCAATTAAGATCTCTTAGTCATGTACAACTTGGAGTTTTTGCATAAATGCATGCTCTTTTTTCTGTTTCAGGAGATTTGCTTTTTGTAAGGACATGAtttctttaaatatttgttaCACAAATGATGATGAGGTCGGTTTAAACTACTGAAAGTATATTTGGGGGTTTTAAACTTGAATACTCAGGTTTCATTTGCTGCTTAACTACATTTATCACATACTACGATGTTTGAGGCAAAAGCTTTAAGCTAAAAAGTAGCCTAAACTAACTTGTTtacaataaatgtgtttatacTATAGCAGCCTTGTTTCTTTAACCATATGCAAATGCAAAAGCTACAAATTCAAAAAGGCTATGTGACagcaaaatactaaaaactcaATAATACCATTTTAATCTCTGAtgatatttacattaaacattttacaaataaaaaattaggTGTACATTTTGTAATGTacacctacatttttatttgtaaaatgtatGATTAAGTAAATATCATCAGTGATTCAAATGCTAGGTATTATTGAGTTTTTGGTATGTTACCACGTCATTGTTACATGTGTTACATTACcttagtaataacagtaaattatttataaccAACCCTACTAATCCTAAACCTATAAGCAACCAACCCTCCTCTACCAAAGCCTGTCCTACCCTAACCCCATAGTAAGTACTTTGTAAGTAAtattgttaattaatattactcagtactttaTACCTTTTTGTAACTAGACATTAAAAATGCcatacaatatttataaaccaAGTGGTTatatttgtgaccctggaccataaAACCATCATAAGGGTCAATTTAGCacttgagatttatacatcatgaAAGCTGAAAAGCTGTTTAAATGAGCTTCCTTTGATGTATTGTTAAGATAtgacaatatttggccgagatacacccatttgaaaatctggaatctgagggtgaaaaaaaatctaaatattgagaaaatcatttttatatttgtccaaattaagtccttagaaatgcatattactactaataatacatttatatttacagtaggaaaaaaaaaattcttggtaacactttacaatatgggtgcactaatatgcattaattcatgcttaactaatgcacagataatcatgagttaatgtattactaatgatgaactaaccatttattaatgataactgcatcagcaactaatgaagattctacatgattaatagattaagtaatcattaaattgttattagttaaatatgtcataatatattaatttcttaataacaattatattaacatatatataataacatatattatattaactaataatttaaatgaatgtgttaattaccacaacgggtcaaagccatgcatttcaacttcgagttgtctgctttaattaatcattagctaatgatttacaaaggtATCATGTTATGACTTTCCTTGTTGAGGCGGGGCTGCATGTGTCACCCGCCCATAACCCTTCTCATTTGTTAGCGGCAAATATGATGTCAATTGAGGCGGGGTTGCACCTGGAGCAGGACTGCATGATTCATCCCGCCCACAGCTCTTCTCATTGGTTAGTGGCTTGTTGATGggaagtgtttgctttagttgggctcttgtgctgcgttccagttcgtttttaatatgcccatcacacaaaaacttccctccgtctcgttcactcagATGTGCGTCATTaattacgttgcatgagtgtccACTACTGGCCAAACCTTTGCAATGGACCGAACTggacgccctaagcccttgatcacttggaatctgTAGCGGCAAAACAAGCTTCAAATTTCCAGTTTTGTCTCTTGTTTCTTGGCCACTGTGAGAGGTGATGATGCAATATTTCGGACGCGTGCAAAGTAGTATGAATTGAACCCAAGAGGCGTGTGGATGTTTCTTAACGATAACTGAGGTTTATTAAGTCAAAATAAAGATGCATTGTagcataaaacaaacaaacaactgcAAGGCCGCTTTCAGGCTTTCTCCATGTGCACGGTCAAAAGACTGTGTGCTCTTGCACCAGCGCCCCCCTCCTGTCAGGGGTGGCCTATCCTCTTAAACATTTACTTCACCTATAGAGGGCACACACTCaaagaaataaacaattaataatacaacaacaaaattatatttaaataaacaaattgataaaaaattaaataaactagTAACTATGGCTCCTACACCCGGCCCCTAATTGAGGGTTAAAGCATcaattacaataaattaaatgtaaaaggaGCCAAATGTGTCTATACAAGAAAAATGAATACTCATCTTTATTCAGTTGTCACTTCTATTTTTCAGACCTTATCTTCTGCATCCTCTACTAGCAGGCAAAGTTTGGTAATAGGTCTTTCCAAGAAACCAGTCTTTGTCTTAAGTTTAACAGTTCTTATGAGTCCTTTGGAATCAGGTAGAACTTCGGTTACTCTTCCAATAGGCCACGATCCACGAGGTGCTGAACTGTCCACAACTAGCACAATATCTCCTTTCTGCAGTCCTCTTTTAGCAGTAAACCATCTTTGACGTTCCTGCAGCAATGGTAAGTATTCCTGTGACCACCTCTTCCAAAACAGGTCTGCTAAATATTGTACTTGCCTCCAACGACGTCTGATGTATACATCTGATTTTTGAAACAATCCAGGTGGCAATGTAGGGCTAGACTTTAACAGGAGAATGTGATTTGGTGTAAGAGGTTCCAGATCATGATGGTCATCAGACAATGTGGTAATGGGACGACTATTCAGGATAGCTTCTATCTCACAAAAGAGTGTTTGTAGTTCTTCATCATCCAGGGTGTGTTGTTGTAGAATAGAGCATAATATCTGCCTCACCATTCGAATGAGTCTCTCCCAAACTCCTCCATGATGTGAAGCTGATGGAGGATTGAATGTCCATTGAATTCCCCTTTGGAGCATTGCCTTCTGGATTCTGCTTTGGTTCCATTCTGAAAGTGACTTCTGTAACTCTCTGTTTGCACCCACCAGGTTAGTTCCGTTGTCAGACCGGATATGCAGTACTTGACCTCTTCTGGCTATGAATCGTCTTAGAGCGTCAATGCAGGAATCGGTGTTCAGTGAGTGAGCCATTTCTAGGTGAACCGCTCTGCTTGTCATGCAAGTAAAAATGACTCCATACCTTTTTATTTGACTTCTACCTCTTTTTGTCTCGAAAGGTCCAAAGTAGTCAACGCCAACATTGCTGAAAGGTGGAAGATCAGCTCGTAGTCTTTCCTTTGGTAAATCTGCCATCTTTTGCTCTCCAATCTTTCCTCTTACACGCTTGCACACCACACATTTAGAAAGAACTTTGCGGGCTGCAGAATTGGCATTTATAATCCAATATTTCTTTCTTAAGTGTGAGAGAACATGGTTTCTGCCAGCATGTCCAAGCTGTTCGTGAATATGTTGAAGGATAAGTGTGGAGATGTGAAGATCTTTGGGAAGTATTATTGGTCGCTTTGACTCATCAGGCATTGCAGACTTGTCCAATCTTCCTCCAACTCTCAAAACTCCATCATCCATCACAGGATCTAGCTTGTACAGGCTGCTGAATCTATTCAAGCGCTTTCCTACAAATGATGCCTTTCCAATTCTTGATATTTCCTCTGAGTACCTTTGTCTCTGGCAAAACTCCACAATGGCCTTTTCTGCTTCCAAAATATCATCCAGGGTAATGGATTGTCCTCCAAGTGATGTCTTGAATGCTTTAATTTCACCACATACCTTGTTTTGGCTCTGAGTGTCCATATTCACGCAGGTTGCctgtatttcttttctttttgcactGAGCAAGCAAAGGATCTTCTTGAATTTCAAGAACCATGCTACCGCCATCTTCAGCTTTGTCCAACTTGAGAAGTAGTTAAGCAGTTGGCAGGTAGGATTTTCCTTGTCTTTAATGACAGTACTGTACACAATGGTGTTCCTTTTAACTTCAAGATCATCTAGAGAGAGAGACATGGGTCCCATGGACTCTTTAGGCCATTCCTCTTCTTTCTTCCATAGAAAGTCTGGTCCGTGGATCCATTCTTTGCACTTCACCAATGTGCTGGCACTCACCCCTCTTGATGCTAAGTCAGCTGGGTTCTGCTTTGTTCTGATGAATTTCCACTGTGTTACCTCTGTGTTTTCTCTAATAACAGAGATCCTATTAGCTACAAAAGTGTGGAATCTTGCATTCTCATTTGCAACATATTTCAGCACTGACTGACTATCAGTCCAAAAGGTTGAGGTTTTCAGATCTATCTCCAATGCCTTCCTTACCATGATGTCCACTCTGACTGCTAGCACTGCGGCTGTAAGTTCTAGACGTGGAATTGTGACTTGCTTAAGTGGGGCCACTCTGGCTTTGCCCAACATGAAAGACACATGTACAGCACACATATCATCGGTCAGTCTCAAATAACTCACTATGCCGTAACCTTGTTCACTGGCATCGGAGAAATGATGCAGCTCTGCTCGCTTCAACTTTCCAAACCCAGTTGGTTTTACACAACGTGCCACTCTGAAATCTTGTATATCATCAAGATCCTTTATCCACTTTGTCCACTTATCTACTGCAGCCTGTGGTATTTCCTCATCCCAACCACATTTAATCCTACATAGGTCTTGGAGAAGTAATTTGGCAGGTAGAGTAAAGGGACTCAAAAATCCAAGTGGGTCATATATCGAACTCACAAATGATAGTAAGTTTCTTCGGGTGTGGGATCTGCACTTGACAGTGATGTTGAAATTAAACTCATCATTCTCCACGCACCACAACAATCCAAGAGCTCTTTCAGTAGGAAGCTTTTCCCTGTCGAGATCCAGTGTCTTCACATTCAAAGCTCTGTCTTCCTTTGCAATGTGTGCAAGAACAGTACGACTGTTACTCACCCACTTTGTGAGGTGGAATCCTCCTTTTCGACAGAGAGATGTAAGGTCTTTTACCAGCTCTACTGCTTCATGCTCTGTTGGCAGTGACTTCAAGCAATCATCTACATAGAAGTTGTTCTCAACAGTGCTTATTACCTCAGTTCGAAAACAATCTTTGTTATCTTTGGCTGTTTGCCTTAGAGCAAAGTTAGCACAACTGGGGGATGAGACCGCTCCAAATAGATGTACCAGCATTCGATGTTCCACAGCAGGCATACTGACATCACCACCTGGCCACCAGAGGAATCGCAGGAAGTCAACATCCGATCTTGACACTCTGACCTGGTGGAACATGGCCTTGATATCTGTCATAACTGCTACAGGCTCTTGGCGAAATCTGGTGAGGACATTGAAAAGTGTGCTGGTCAAATCAGGACCCTGAAGAAGTTCTGAGTTGAGGGATTTACCTTGAAAGGTAGCACCACAGTCAAAGACTACTCTTATGGTCTGCTTTTGCGGATGGTATACACCATGATGTGGGATGTACCACAATTTACCATCTGATATTTTCAGCTCTTGTTGCGGCACCACTTCAGCATAGCCCTTATTTATGACTTCTGTTAGAAAATCAGTATAGTCTGCTCTGAATTGTTCATTCCTTTTGAATTTTCTTTCTAAACTTTTAAGTCTCTGTTCTGCCACTTGATAATTGTTAGGCAACACTGTGTCATGTTTCCTGAAAGGTAGATCAAGAGTGTAATGTCCATCTTTCAACTTGATTGACTCTTCTGCAATCATGATGAATCTTTTGTCTTCAACAGACATTTCAGCCTTGTCTTCTCTTGATCGCTCATTAAAATCATGGTTGTATTGTTGCATCAATATTTCTTCCAAGTTTGAGACAGAAATTCTGTTAACAACAACATTATCACAGCTACCCCTGTTTGCTGTGCCTTTGCCTTGTAGAGGACCATTAATAACCCATCCTAACAGGGTCTTAACTGCATATGGTCCATCCCCTTGGCTATTAAGGACCTTCCAAGGTTCAATGGCTTTGGGAGAATTGCTTCCAATCAACAACTCCACCTTGGATGGAATCCTAGGAAACTGTACCTGACTCAGGTAAGGCCATTTAGACAGCTCTTCCCTTGTGGGAATGTTACAGGTGTCAACGGGCATGCTCTGCTGTGTGTAGACTTCTGGTAATAGAATAAAGTTATTTTCCTCCAATGAAGAGACTTCCAACCCACTGATGACGTACGAGGGCACAGACTTATCCTGGCTCATTGTTCGAAGAAGAATATTGGTCTTTCTTCCAGTAATGTTGAGTTTCCTCATAAGATCCTCTGTGCAGAAGCTTGCAGAGCTGCCAGGATCAAGAAAGGCATACGTGTGCAGTATCTTACTTCCTTTAGAACTTTTAACCTGTACTGGTACAATTGACAATAAACACTCTGTGTAACTCTGAGAGTTTCTGACTCCAGTATGCTTACCATCTTGAAGCGACACCTGTGTACTACTCACAGGTGTTTTCTTCACTTGTTTAGATGATATCAATGGTGTGATGTGTAACACACTTGGATGCTGTTTGTTGCATACGGTGCAGGTTAGCTGTTTTGTGCAGTCTTTACTCACATGTCCTGCTTTGGTTAGGCACCCGAAACAGATTCCATTCTGTCTTATGAAGTTTATCTTTTCCCTGTGTGGCTGCTTTTCAAACTGCAAGCATGACATCAACTCATGTCCATTGTTACAGTAGAGACAACATGATGATGGCTGTGAATCTTTAGAAGCGGTCTGTGGTGAGTTCACATGCACGTTGGTCGCAAAACTGCCTTTGGATTTGGGCTTCACTAAGATTTTAGGCTTTCCTTTACTTGGGCTTGAGTCTTGGATATCCCCAAAAATTGGGTCTGAGACAATGt includes these proteins:
- the LOC137085930 gene encoding macrophage mannose receptor 1-like, whose product is MKATVTVFFFLSLFRLNFSLKTHFIVSKEMTWSDAQAYCRKYHDDLSTINKEEAQLLSNFTNATYQMTWIGLHISANSSQEWIWSGGQEEAIDNWDKGQPNRDTAECGGLKQSTSKLHALPCSQKLSFYCMEIGPILVYENKTWDEALDYCRQNHIDLASLSSKTIMEDAIYKTIKSQTAYAWTGLRFMAGHWFWVSGDDLQYKAWSAEGELTCPAGNLRCGALDRDKKVWKPTDCEERNNFLCV